Proteins encoded together in one Aeromonas encheleia window:
- the ybaK gene encoding Cys-tRNA(Pro) deacylase, which translates to MTPAINLLKKLKIPHKLYPYECEAHDDFGKHAATQLGLPEAQVFKTLIAHHDKQAVVAIVPSSGLCSLKQLAKAAGLKKVEMMKPAEAEKLTGYKVGGISPLAQKKLLPTVLDDSAMAFDEILVSGGKRGLSVGVAPQDMLRLLKWIAAPIGEH; encoded by the coding sequence ATGACCCCCGCTATCAATCTGCTGAAAAAGCTCAAGATCCCCCACAAGCTCTACCCCTATGAGTGCGAGGCCCACGATGATTTCGGCAAGCATGCCGCGACTCAGCTCGGCCTGCCGGAGGCTCAGGTGTTCAAGACCCTGATCGCCCATCACGACAAGCAGGCGGTGGTGGCCATAGTGCCGTCATCGGGCCTGTGCAGCCTGAAGCAGCTCGCCAAGGCGGCGGGGCTGAAGAAGGTGGAGATGATGAAGCCGGCGGAGGCCGAGAAGCTGACCGGTTACAAGGTGGGGGGCATCAGCCCGCTGGCCCAGAAGAAGTTGCTGCCAACAGTGCTGGACGACTCCGCCATGGCGTTTGACGAGATCCTGGTGAGCGGCGGCAAGCGCGGCCTCTCGGTCGGGGTGGCGCCGCAAGACATGCTTCGCCTTCTGAAGTGGATCGCCGCGCCCATCGGTGAACACTAA
- a CDS encoding rhodanese-like domain-containing protein: MSHVLSTGVASPQEASAFFEAQLAFRTDPADLAVDLLAGEPGIVVIDTRSFDHYGKGHIPGAISFPHSTMSPATTAGLARDKVYVCYCDGIGCNGSTQGAYKLAALGFRVKELIGGLHWWRQDGFAVATGGEAGVLQEGGIACGC, encoded by the coding sequence ATGAGTCATGTATTGAGCACCGGGGTGGCCAGCCCGCAGGAGGCCAGCGCCTTCTTCGAGGCCCAGCTGGCGTTTCGCACCGATCCGGCCGATCTCGCCGTCGATCTGCTGGCCGGTGAGCCCGGCATCGTCGTCATCGACACCCGCTCCTTCGATCACTATGGGAAGGGCCATATCCCGGGGGCCATCTCCTTCCCCCACAGCACCATGAGTCCTGCCACCACGGCCGGGCTGGCGCGAGACAAGGTCTATGTCTGTTACTGCGACGGCATCGGCTGCAACGGCTCGACCCAGGGGGCTTATAAGCTGGCGGCGCTGGGCTTTCGGGTCAAGGAGCTGATCGGTGGCCTGCACTGGTGGCGGCAGGACGGCTTCGCCGTCGCCACCGGCGGCGAGGCCGGTGTGTTGCAAGAGGGGGGGATCGCCTGTGGCTGCTAA
- a CDS encoding GNAT family N-acetyltransferase, with the protein MAANRVTTQITNEFNQPLGAEVADWAGAEFPPKVIMSGWGCRLEPLDPESHCASLWQAFGADDGAMWTYLTSGPFADEAAMLAWLRGVAAKADPQFYAIVDEASGKALGLASYLRIDPAAGSIEVGWLHFSPAMQRTRLSTAAMALMMANAFALGYRRYEWKCNDFNWPSRQAALRLGFSYEGTFRQARVDKGRNRDTAWFSVIDGEWPALQGCFERWLADDNFDGAGRQRLRLSDLTAACHPEGE; encoded by the coding sequence GTGGCTGCTAATCGAGTGACGACTCAAATCACCAACGAATTCAATCAACCCCTGGGGGCCGAGGTGGCTGATTGGGCGGGCGCCGAGTTTCCCCCCAAGGTGATCATGAGCGGCTGGGGCTGCCGGCTGGAGCCGCTGGACCCTGAGAGCCACTGCGCCTCGCTCTGGCAGGCGTTCGGCGCCGATGATGGGGCCATGTGGACCTATCTCACCAGCGGTCCCTTCGCGGATGAGGCGGCCATGCTGGCTTGGCTGCGAGGGGTCGCCGCCAAGGCCGATCCCCAGTTCTATGCCATTGTCGACGAGGCGAGCGGCAAGGCGCTAGGGCTCGCCAGCTACCTGCGCATCGATCCCGCCGCGGGCAGCATAGAGGTGGGCTGGCTGCACTTCTCGCCGGCCATGCAGCGTACCCGCCTCTCTACCGCAGCCATGGCGCTGATGATGGCCAATGCCTTTGCGCTGGGCTACCGTCGCTACGAGTGGAAGTGCAACGATTTCAACTGGCCCTCGCGCCAGGCGGCGCTGCGGCTCGGCTTCAGCTACGAGGGGACCTTCCGTCAGGCGCGGGTGGACAAGGGCCGCAATCGGGATACCGCCTGGTTCTCGGTGATCGATGGGGAATGGCCCGCCCTGCAAGGCTGCTTCGAGCGCTGGCTGGCGGATGACAACTTCGATGGGGCAGGGCGCCAGCGGCTGCGGCTCTCGGATCTGACCGCCGCCTGCCACCCCGAGGGGGAGTGA